GGGCGAATAACACCTCGAACACGGTCGACCGCTACACCGGCGTCGGCGGCAACCGGCAGGAGATGATTCCCGAACCGTCGGTCACCGCCCACCACATCGACGCCGCCTACATCCGGTACGTGTCCGACCACGTGTTCCTGCTGACCAATCCGTTTATCGGCGGCGAACTCTACACCGGCTTGCCAGACGAGCGCTCGCACTACACGACACCCTCGGCGATCTCCGCCTCCTTCCACCGGCGGGCGCACGAGGAAATCATGGGCGACCCCGACCGGGTGTACCGCCACGGCGGCAAGATGAACGTGTTGTTCGCGGACGGCCACGTCGAACGCCACGGGCTGCTGCCCGGCGCGGAAGAACGGCCGGAGTTCTGGGGACCGGTTTACCTGGATATCGCGGCGTCGCTCGAGGAGTGACCGGCACCGCCCCGAATGTTGCGGCCGGCAAGGACTGGCCGCGGGTTGTTTTGCCGACGTGCGTTCGTCGGCCCGAGGAAGAAGGTCAAGATGCAACAGGAATCAAGGAACGTCAGAGCAGGCTTAGCGAGCAAAACCGTGATCCGGCGTTGCGCGTACGCGATCGGGGCGGTGGGCTTATGGGGGTCGGCGGCGGTGGCACAGACCTCGCTCCACGATGAAACGCTGGACGGCGATCTCTCGGGCGATATCTCGGCCCCGACCGCGTTGTCCATCTCTGCGGCCGGCGACTTCACCGTCACCGGGTCGGTCTTCAACAGCGACCAGGACGACACCTTCGCGCCGGACGGGGAGGCCGGCGACCTCGATTTGTTCGCCTTGACCATCGGCGACGGCCTGCAGGTCGATCGTGTTTGGCTGGACGCGTTCTCGGGCGCGGGCCAAGCGTTCATCGGCGTGCAGGAAGGGCCGGTATTCACGGTCAACACCGCGAACAACGGTATCGCCTTTCCGCCCGTCGCCTCGGGTTTCGCTCTGGTCGACGCCGACGAGGTCGGCAGCAACATCCTCCGGGACCTGATCGCGGGTGCGCTTAACGTCGCCCCCGCCTTCCCGCTGAGCAACCCGATCGAAGCCGGCACATTCAGCTTCGCGGTGCAGAACACCGGAGTGGAAGTCAACGGCTACGCGCTGAATTTCGAAGTCACCGAAGTCCCCGAGCCCGCCGGCGCGGCGGTTCTGGCGGGATTGGGCGCGGTGTTGGCGATGCATCGCCGAGGTGCCGGCCCGCCTTCGACCCGCTCGGACACCCACCACGACACGGCCTAACCCAACGTATTCCGGGACACGAGTTCGGGGGATTTGCACAGTGCTCGAGAGATGTATTCCCGGGCGAAC
This sequence is a window from Planctomycetota bacterium. Protein-coding genes within it:
- a CDS encoding DUF1559 domain-containing protein yields the protein MIPVLGSARGEARAIACGSNLRQLGIANASYAADHDGTFAAYGLIGNHYAGWWTETLAPYIQRSLQADRASTGPVEPDDSDFNVALGGGAVLRCPDDDFAFPKLFGPAVGVDHVGESEGWLSYAMNSGPMQRANNTSNTVDRYTGVGGNRQEMIPEPSVTAHHIDAAYIRYVSDHVFLLTNPFIGGELYTGLPDERSHYTTPSAISASFHRRAHEEIMGDPDRVYRHGGKMNVLFADGHVERHGLLPGAEERPEFWGPVYLDIAASLEE